AGACACTGACCATAGGAGAAATATACTCCTACATCAGGGATGGATCTAATAAGGTACGAATTGGTCCAATTATTTcttagtcatttattaaaaactttGAGTCTTATAGAGCTTTCCTGTCTAGGAGGCTTTTTTTGAGTGCACGGCTACGATTGATGATGTGGTCCATGGTTCAACCTGGTATTACATATCATGCAGTGGTTGCCATACTAAGGCTACGAATGGCCCAACTTCTTTGATGTGTTCAAAATGTGGGAAAGTCAACATATCAGGAGTACCACAGTATTTATTCTAACTCACTTCTCAATTCTCAATAACAATTTGAATGGTATTagcttattattttttcatggcAGGTACCGTGCACAGCTATCTGTCTATGACAACAGTGAGCAAGCTGTTTTTGTTCTTCTTGGTGATGCTGGTTTTGAGTTAACCGGGAAGCATGCAGCCGAGTTAGTCAGCAGCTATGTTGAGGTAAGTTTCATCACTCGGAACTCTTAGTGTTGGTACTCTCAATATTGGTCTTCACGTAAGAATTGAATATTGATAATCTTGAATGTCAGGCTAATGGAGACCAAGGAGTTACTCAAGAGGTGCCTTTCCCGGAAGCTTTAATTAGCACTATCGGTCAGAAACATAACTTTTGTGTAAAAGTTACAAAGCACAACTTAGATGGCAAGTCTCGATCTTGACTGTGACCAAGATTCTCCCTCTGGAATCTCCACCAGTCACAGAAGCTTCGGGAGGAAACTACAACCCGATAACCTCAGAGGTCGGATTTGAGACTGGAACGAAGGTGTGTGAAGCTTCCAAAATCAGAGTGGATTCGGCAGAGGGAAGTAAGAGCAATGGTGACCTTGATGAGATGGGCAAAGCAAAACGCCTCAAGCGTGGGGTGTAGATCTTACGTGTGTCGTATCATGTCTTGCATGGGATTAcgtctaaagtttttttttttgttcactctGTTATTGACTTATGCTTTCTTTCAGTCTTGCTAAAGTTTTTTATATACTCTGAATGCTTATGTTTTGATAATCATTATTCTACTTCTTAAGGCTATTAACTCTGTTTCTTTAGGTGTTTTGAAATATAGCTTTGTGACAAACAGGTCAATCAATACCGAATTTGAAAATCATTTTTAACGAACTATGgatgttttttgaaaaatgtctGTAATTAAAGCAACATAATTACTCTACTTTCCATAAAATTGTTGAAGGCATAAATTTAGTACCGTTTATGGAAAAAGAATCAATCAAGTAATTGATATTACTTTCGCATAACGTAGAGAATATTTGCATATCTTATGCTTTAGCTGCAATACATAAACCATATCAAACACGAGTTTTTTAATCAAGAATATATCTTCTCATTTTTTAATCAACCAAGAATTTACCTAAATCATATCAAACACAAATTATTTATCCCGTAACTCTCAGCAAAATACGAAAACAGAAGTACAAATCATCCCCTTAGGCTGCTGCCCGGTCAACCAAGCTTTCTTTTTCCGTTTTGAAGCATCCCCTTAAGCTGCTGCACGGAAAACCAAGCTTCCTATTTCCCATCTTTAATCAACGCTAGACTCCAACCTACCGTGGAAGGGTAAGAATTTTTTATTCAACCAAGAATATACAAATCTTAGTCCATCAATCTAACTGGTAATCAGTTTCATTATAAGGATAGAAATATATAAGGAATGGAGCAGCCACCTCTTCCACCCCCTTCGCAAACTGCAGGTAAACAAATCTTTGCCtctttttttaagtaaaaactTACGTATTATCCcatagaaattattaaaaacccGATCAAATGATGTCTATATTATATTGATTGTTACATATATTCCGAGTGGTGATTGTTAAACAATTTTACTATCTATGAGTATCTGTTTTTAAGTTATACTTTATATTGTATCGATATATTTAGTTATACAGTTGGCTATCCACATAAGAAAAGCACTATCAATATTTAGCTATCATCAGAAAGTATTAACTTAGGGATAATATTAAAAGGTTGAAATTTGGTGGGATGGGGTGTAGTGATCGCCTTATAGGCATGTGTGTCGCTAGATATATTAATTGTATTTCTTAGGCCATAAACCAAGATATACATACAAATTGACACAAAAGGTTAATCAAATGTTAAAcgtaacttaaaaataaaagtttatataatatatatatttcggtACATAGAATAATACTTCCCAAGTATTATTAAATTATCTTCCCaagtattattaaattataaagatttattgaaacacaaaaatatagataaactTAGTGTATTATTgtagttaatttttttcatttcctaACAGATTATTTTGGCAAACCCAAAATTACAATCGTTATtaaatccaaagagatttttttcataattttatgttctcaaaattattataagaggatggaaagatccaaagagagaaaatacaactatacaattttttgattccagtttctacttttttaaaaaaatcttcttCCTCCTATATTAAGCAGTTGCAAAAGCATTATATAACTTATTTGGTTACGATCTtctacaaaaaacgttttttttaattcacaAATCGAATTCACTCATACCTTCACGTCGCACCATTTTAAATCCAATATCTCACATAACAATAACTTAGATACATTGTCTAAAAAACTTCCGCTAACAGAGAAATTTCAACGAAACTGAAacacttttaataaaaaaactcataaattaacGTTCAGTAATAAATGCTCATTCACaccaaaaaaatcatatatttaaactcACTATATTTACCACATTTGACAAAGACTTCACCCCACACAAATACCTCAACAATGAGTGACATACCACTTATATCTCATCGAATCTCACATCAAAGAAGATCTACAGGTGGAAACCCGAAGCAAACCCTCCAAgtttatttgaataaaaattattatatttgaaatcaCATGTTATTACacacttaatattttttaacataaaattcaatattctaatttaaattttgaaataagagataaattaatttatttttgaactgGAGACCAAATCCGTACAATAATGTTTCTATATTTTCtgtatttataatatatcaTTAACCATATTTTGACTATTTGAAAAAAAGGCGCTGTCTAGATGTGATTGAGCAAGAAAAAGGAATAATGaaagatgaaatttcaaatatatggaaaaatataattatattttttaattccataataattttgtaaagaaatagttagtgtacaaataaaactaaatcaaatATGCTCAACACAAACACACATGAAAATaagacatcatatttggatatatttaaataaatactttcaaatatattatattcttgataatttgaaaattaattcaacagaaactaaattattaaaaaataatatacaaataaaactaaatcaatGTTTTGtaacatcaaaataataattggataaaaaatatattatgttaataaatagatcaaagattttaaagatttctaatttatgtaatattacaaaactccaaatttgcttattacaattaatattctACCATTAGATAGATTAAATTAATGTTCTATAACGTTATTCAACTGTCAGTTCTCAACTATTACacgttaaaaaaatagattttataattAGGAAAAATTAAGACCCacctatattttattttagtacggaatttttttaaaaatacttgcTATTATGATTCCTATTATAGCTGGAAAGATTAACTTCCcaaatcaatttattttaaatactacAAATACAACAGTTAttgtaaaccaaaaataaaaataaaaatatattaacatcaCCATCACTATTAAGCCCATTTCCAAAATCGATTTATTTTGGGAACCATATTACCATTTCCTAGCTATTTATTCTACCCATTACTattgttattagtttatttagATCATAGTTACATTGAGAGTAGAACATAAGAATATAGAAGTACATATATTAATACGTATAAATAAAAACGTGTATCACATAAAGATATCAAATTAGATTAATACTATACACGAAACAGTGTATTATGTTTTCATTATGAAATTGGATTAATACTATATTTAAAGGGatactaatattttcaaattttaatcataaCTATAATATATTACTTAATATAACCAAGGAAATAACATAATCAAAACTACAGGAGGATTCACGCAAAAGCGGAAGCGAGGCCGACCACGTGGATCACTTAATAAACCAAAAGGTATATATTTACTACCCAAAATATCTAATCCTAAGACAAATTGTCTTATCCCAATGATTAAACTGTGTACATTTTCAGTTCATCTGGTAAATGATCGACCATCATTCAAACCAACATATTACGACTGTAAGTATATATGGATCATATTATTATATCTTAAACCAAACTTATtcatcaaacaaacaaacttcCCAGACTTAATTTAACAGGTGGTTGTGATAACTGCGACTCTTACAGTAAGAAATAATCCTAAAATGTGTATCTATTATGCTATATTCTTTTCACCTAACCACTATTAATCTTAATAGTCAAGCAGAAAAATGCACGTAATATGAGAAAGGCCATTTTGCTATCCAAACGAACGTCGGCATCGTCACGAGGTACGCATAATGGCTGATAAAATCTATTACGATTTATTACATTTCTAATTGAAATTTACGTTGTTTCTATATAGATACAAACGCTCCACCAAATCCACAAGGAACGCGTCGCACTCAACCAAAAAAGAAAGGTGCATACTACTTAAGCCCCTATAGTttcccagaaaaaaaaaatatatatatatatatatatttaatttctaaaatatatttttcagcGTAATGGTGTTTCTAAAAATCAACTAAAATCAAATTTCGAAACTAATTCattttaacaaataatttttttaaaaaaaacaaaaaataccggaaaaaaaaaacttttttaccaaaatataaaaaataataattcctaACCCTCTGTTAAACTCTTAAGATTTCAATAAACTATGATTTAACAATTCGTAATAAACATTTTCCAGAAAAAGGTTCAACATCCCGACTAGATGAAAACCGAATCGTACCATGCTCAAAATGTGGTGCATTAATGTGGACTTCTGAAAGCCCTGCTACAGACCCACGAACAGGTGAACCAACTTTCACCCTTTGCTGTAACCATGGCCAAATCAAGCTTCCACCGATCAACCAGCCGCCAGCCCTATTAGAAAAACTTCTTCAAACCAGATGGTTTCGAGATACTATCCGAGTCTATAATTCTGTCCTTGCTTTTACATCCGTTGGAATGAAAATGGATTATAGTGTCGTCCACGCACCTGGTCCTTATACTATACGGATCCAAGGTCAAACCCACCACAGAATTGGCTCGCTCATACCGCGACAAGGCTGTCTCCCAGAATATCTCCAGCTTTACATATTTGACACGGCCAACGAACTCAAAAACCGCCTAAACGCGATGGGGCAAACCTCAGCATAAGGTAACCTCGATGAGCCAACGTTAGCCCTCCTCATCGAGATGATTGACGAGAACAATTGTCTAGCAAAGATCTTTCGTCGTGCACGAGACCACTACGAAAGCGTCGGGTCAGAGTTTACTATTAGGTTAGTCCAAGATAAAGGGAAGGGGAAAGAATATGATCTCCCAACTACAAGCGAGGTGGCAGGTCTTATCGTGGGGGATATAACATCAACAATTGGAGAACGAGATATAGTGGTTCAGTTTCAATCTGACACTTTGCAGCAGATACGTGACGATCACCCTCTATATATGAGCCTCCAATACCCTCTTTTGTTTCCGTATGGTGAATACGGGTTTCACCCAGAAATTCCCCTGCATCTTGAGACAGGCACTTCAAGAACAAGGCAATTCGTGACCATCCGTCAATACTACGCTTCTCTAATCCAAACACGTCCTAACCAAGGAATGACGTTGATTAAAGGCGGTCGTCTCCTCCATCAGTTTATTGTGGACGTTTATACAGCAATTGAGGAAGACCGACTGAGGTGGGCAAGAAATAACCAAGAAATCTTGCGGGCTGAGCTATACAGCAATGTTCTTGATGCTGTAAGTAAAGGTGACACTGACGCTAAAATTATTGGCCAGAGATTTATACTGCCGCCAAGTTTCACCGGAGGCCCCCGGTACTTAGTTGAGAAATACCACGATGCTATGGCTATTTGCAGAGAATTCGGCAATCCAGATTTCTTTATCACGATGACGGCCAATCCAAACTGGAGCGAGATTAAAGAACATCTTCAGAAATACGGTGGAGATTCTCCTAATGATAGACCGGACATTGAATGTCGGGTTTTTAAGATGAAGCTAGATCAACTGCTCAAGGATTTCAAAGCAGGAACTTTTTTCAAGCCATATAAGGCAGCTCTCCACCGAATAGAGTTTCAAAAAAGAGGTCTCCCTCATgcacatatattattgtggttAGGAAATTCTACCAGAACACCGAGTGCAGAAGAAGTGGATGAAATAATTTCGGCCGAGCTCCCCAACAAAGAGGAAGACCCAGCTGCTTACCACTTAGTCACGAAACACATGATCCACGGTCCATGTGGACACTTCAATCCGAAGTCACCATGTATGGAAAACAATGTGTGCACGAAAAAGTATCCTCGGCCGAATAACGACAACACTTCGATTGACAAATCCGGGTATGTGTTATATCGTCGACGCCGAAACAAAGATACGTGTACAGTAAAGGCTGGAGCTGTACTAGACAACACTTTCGTCGTACCTCATAACATTAAGCTTCTGAAGAAGTACGAAGCTCATATTAATGTTGAATGGTGTAATCGGACAAGCGCGGTGAAATACTTATTCAAGTACATAACCAAGGGCGTTGACCGAGCAACCGCTGTTATTGAGAAAGGAAATACAGCAACTACATCCGACGCGACAGGATCCGGAGGATCAAAGGAGAAAGTCCTAATGCAACGCAATGAGATCCAAGACTACATCGAAGCCCGATATTTATCAGCTTGTGAGTCCATGTGGCGGACTTTCGCCTTCCACATACACAAAAGAAAGCCATCAGTTGAAAAGCTTATCATTCACTTGGAAGGCGAACATAATATTACGGTTAAATCAACAGACAACCTCGGTCGTGTAATCCACAAACCGGGTATCGAGAAGACGATGTTCACAGAGTGGATGGTTTTATGCAGAAGGTCAGCGTTTGCCCGGACACTGACATATGTGCAGATTCCTGAATATTTTGTCTGGAACAACAGTGCTAAAGTGTGTACTGAGCGTAAGAGAGGAAAAACCATTGGCCGAGTCGTAGCTGTCCATCCTTCAGCAGGCAATCGATACTACCTGAGGgtcctcattaataagattaagggTCCTAGAAGTTACGACGAGCTAAAAACATACAACGGCGTGAAATACCCGGACTTTAAATCAGTTTGCCACGCACGAAGCCTTTTGGACAACGATGTTGAATGGCTCGAGAGTATGTCGGAGGGTGCTCGAACGGCCAGCCCATACCAGCTTCGTGATTTGTTCGTCACATTCCTAAACAACTGCTTCGTCGCAATCCCTAAAGGACTATGGGAACACTCATGGAAATCAATGAGCGACGACATACTTCACAAGAGGCAAAGGATCTTAGGCCACGCGAATCTGGAACTGGACGATAATACCCTCGAGCAATACACATTGATAGAAGTTGAAAAGCTGATGCGCAAGCAAGATCGCTCCTTAAACGATTTTAAGGATGTGAAGATCAATCCTGTTTTGCTCAAGGAATTGGGGAACAGTTTGTGGAACCAAGAAATGGATTACGATGTTGCGGAGGAAACACTAAGACATGACAAGCAATACAAATTGCTCAATGTTGAGCAACTTGCAATCTATGAATCAGTCTTACACTCGGTTGATAAGAAAGAAGGAAAACTTTTCTTTGTATATGGCGCAGGGGGCACAGGAAAAACATTCCTATACCAGACTATTATATCCAGACTTCGGTCAAGAAAACAAATTGTTCTACCAGTTGCTTCTTCGGGAATAGCCGCATTGCTACTACCAAACGGGAGAACAGCTCACTCTCGCTTCAATATTCCATTGAAGCTCGAGGAAGATAAGCTTTGCAACATCAAACCAGGTACAATGCTTGCTGAGTTAATTGAGGAAACAGACCTCATAATATGGGATGAGGCACCGATGACACACAAACATGCTTTCGAAGCATTAGACAAGTCGTTGAAGGATATTATGTCTATCAAAAATCCACCCGCAAAGAATCAGCCTTTTGGTGGCAAAACAGTTATGTTAGGTGGTGATTTCAGACAGATCCTACCAGTCATTCCGCAAGGTAGAAGAGCTGATACTGTACTAGCTTCGATAAGCCATTCATATCTATGGAATAGCTGCCACAAGTtctctttaaaaacaaatatgcgAGTCAATCAGGATGAGAAAGAGTTTTCTGAATGGCTTCTCAGAGTCGGGGAAGGTCGTCTAGGAGAAGAACAAGAATATGAGGAGGATGGGTACCATGACCAACTCATACATATCGATGACTCATTGATTTGTCAGAGTTTTGTTGACCCATTGAAAGAAGTTGTTGATGCTGCATATGGACAAATCAGCAGCCATATGAATTCCAAGACTTCCTACACCGATAAAGCTATCCTCACACCCCGTAACGAAACCGTAGATGAAATCAATGCTTATACCATCTCACGGACCTACGGGGTATCAAGAGATTACTACAGCTCAGACAGCTTTGAATTATCAGATACTACATCAGATCTAAATGATACACTATACTCCATTGAGTATCTTAACTCATTGGAATTCTCGGGTTTGCCTTCGCACAAACTTACTCTGAAAGTGGTGCCCCAGTTATGCTTCTCAGAAACATAAATCAGAAAAAAGGATTATGCAACGGTACTCGGATGATCCTAACCCACGTTGGTGAACGCGTTCTGAAGGCAGAGATCATCACTGTATCCCACATTGGAGAAGAGGTCTTGATCCCAAGAATTGTGCTTTTATATGATGAAACGAAATTACCGTTCACATTACGGCGGCGGCAATTTCCTATCAGATTGTGCTACGCAATGACAATCAACAAAAGCCAAGGCCAAAGTTTAAAAGAGGTCATCTTATACCTGCCTAAGCCAGTCTTTTCTCATGGCCAACTTTACGTGGCCCTCTCCCGTGTCACAAGCAAAGCAGGATTAACGATCATCAAAACTGAAGATCCACACCAGCTGAAAGTGAAGAACATAGTCTACAAAGAAATATTCAAAGGCCTTCATCCCGAGACaggtaatttaaataattattttttactctCATCTTTTTCAGAAATCTGATAACATATTATATTCACAGATTAACAACCTCGAAAATATCGACCAAGCGATGATACAAGCCAATAAAGAAGAGACTTACACATAGGTTTACCCCACCTACGCCAGGTACAAAACTTTTAATATAAAGAGCAATACCACTATATTCAACTAAACGTATGCTGACTAACTATTCTTATCCAATTTCAGGTCCTTTCTTTCTCATGACCCTCAAAAAATTCTTATCTGCGAAAGACTTAATCTGCTTCCTCCATTATCTACTTTACTTACAGCTTTTTGGCTTTTAAACATTTGCGTAAACTCGATATACACAAATTTTCCACACATATTATAACACACAATCTTTCCatctcaaacaaaaatattgattaCCAACAAACTTTTTGTGTTCAAACAAACAATACCTACATCTAATATGATattttggatcaaaattttattagaaaataacccgggcgtagcccgggaacTGACCTAGTTGTGCTAATGAATATTATCGAGAATAATTGGCCActtgaatatataaataaattcaattaAAATTAGAAGCACACCAAACTTGTGTTTCTATTCTAGACCGGCTCTGTGCAATAAAGTGATGAATTTCTCTCGATCCATAAAGATGATGGGGTTTGTTTGCTATTttcttataagaaaaaaaaacagaaaaagaaaagaaattttaCATTGTGGGACGCTTTTCCACTTTGCAATTACACCTCAAAGCACATAGCGCTTGAGGGACACTTCTACACATCGAAAAGATACGAATGAccctaacttaaaaaaaaacgaaacggAACTGAACATGTTCTCAGTTGATGTTCcccaactatatatttatatttttatcctAGCTAAAtagctaatatatatattttttaaactatactACCGACAAACCAAAAACTTTACATTTCTCTTATCTCAAATCTCAAATTCACTTTCCCAAATCCAGAAACCCTAATCCCACTTAATTCCTCTTCATTCTCGTTTTGAAGACAATGAAGAACTGATTTCTTTCTCTGTCTTGAAGCCAAAAACccatttatcttcttcttctggttcttGCTTTGAGATGGTTACAAGGTGAGTTTTGTTTCTtacattttcttgatttttatgcttcagttaagaaatgatcttactttttttcttatggTTACAGTAGATTATGTGGACATGAGATTTGAAGACAAGAAAATGCATAGCAATCATCTTCTGCTCAAAGTTGACATCTTTTTCTGTGATCTCTGAGAATCAAGCATGTTGgagcagcagaagaagaagaggtttgCTCTGTTTCTCACCAAGTGCGACTCCGAGTTCGTGAAGAAGGTTAACGGTGGCTACTTCAATATCTTCGTCTCCACTTGTGGCGAAGACGGTGAGCAATGGGATCTCTTCCGAGTGGTAGACAGCTTTTCCTGATgagagttcaaaaaaaaaaattcaagagagGATCGATATGTGATGATAAGACCAGAGCTCGTAGTGAAATCGATAGTGGATGAGTTCGATTGTGGATGAGTTCGATCGTGGATGAGTTCAATCGTGGATAAGTTCGATCGTGGATGAGTTCGGGATTTGCCGTGGCTGAGCTTGGGATCCGTCGTGGCTGAGCTCAAGGTAGTTGCGGTGGAGTTTCAGAGAGTGGATGAACTTGGGATTCAGCTACAGTTTCACTGCCTCGAGAACCCTTAAAACTCACCAGACATTTCAAATTCACCGTGAGATAACCTCTTTCCAGATTTTGTTGGAACTAGTCAACTATATCTGATCGTCGGACAAATTAATGCCTTTGGCATGGTAGATTTATCAAATGAAGGTAGCAGACACGAGAGCTATGAGTTTTTTCAGTGATCAGCTTGGTGATATGGATCAAAGTCAGACTGTTTAATGCGAGTCTAGTGTGAATGAGGAGGCCACCCAACATGTTTCTGATGTTGAAAACAGTTCGACTCTTGGTAGTGTGGTAGATGTGGCTCCCACTATCATGCCACTGAAGCAACTAGAAGCGAGATAAATATTTGTCCAGATTGCAGGGAGGAACACAATTTTGTGGAAACAATCCCCCTGAAACAACAAGAGctcttgatgaaaactccctgAAACAGCCTCAAGAGATCTTTGATGAAAAAGAGTCTTTTGTTGAGACAATTCCTGCCATAGATTTGTACCTCCATCATTTGTTTGGTTTTAAGGGTATGCGGCTGCTCTTGATATGACTGCTAGGGAACTCCAAACTATTGCCAAGGTAACAATCTGATTTTTAGTTCATGTCAATCTCACTTGTTAGATGTTTCTTGTACTCTTTTTTGCTTTGTATTTAATGAATATTGATGATATAACTCTTTCTTTAATGGAATACCCATCGTGCGCCTAAATTACAAACCGAAATCCCGGCTCAATCCcctcatattattatttttccagCAAGCCATCGAGTTTGGTGATCTAGTCTATAACTTGTGGTGAGTGTTTTGTTGAGATTTTGGTAACATGACTCCTTGTTAATATGATGAGTCCATGTCCAcgtttttattcttttgttaaCATGAGTTTATTATGTCTACGTTTTCTTCTCTTATCCACATGAGTCCTTGTCCACATGAGTCCTTGTCCACATGACTACATGTCCACAACTCCATATATTCTTTTGTTAACATGAATCATCTTGTTAACATGAGTCCAAGTCcaaaatctcttcttcttttttctttttggtgagGTTTTGGTTACACGAATCCATGTCCACGTTTTGTTGTATCAAAACAGAGAAGTTTGTCCACATCTTGATATCCACGTCCACATTTTTTTATGTTCAAGTGatttatataattgttaaaatatataaaatacatatatgaaagTGAATGTTAAAATGTggagaaaaaaattacaatttattGTAACAATTGTCTTTGTtttatatatctgaaaaatgagaaaaaatcactaaaaacaaaagattgaatgaataataaaaaaaatgtaaaccttaactaaattaatgtctAAAAGCAAAAGCAATTAGAAACAAGACTATTCCTCCCAACGAAACAACATTCAATCCCGTTTTTCACAAGAGCTGTTTTGTCAAACCAACCCCTTGAACTCACCAGAAAATGTGTTACATGTGGAATATGTCCCTCTATATAAAAGGAAGATAAAATGTGTCTTAATATGTAATcaactctgtttttgtttgttaggaaacaaataaacaaatatgaaaTTGTTGCATGGTTTGAGTAGATAATatgtaaagaaagaaaaaggagcCGCAAAGGAATTAATTGGTCACACAGCTGTAAATTAGCAAATCATAACTGAACAATCTCCTCCCAGTCAAACTCGCCACGTCTTTCCCAAAACATTTCGTGACGTGTTGTCCTCAGCTCATTTGCTATTTCCATTTTTTGTGTTAATTATAAATCCCAAAAATGCAAACCTGATTagtgaataaaaataatcacaCAATTCTAATTACTTAGCAAAAGACGACAAAATAGAATCCGAAATTGCAAGTTTATCCATTGCAGCTTTGCTTCGCATCATTGCACTCTTCACATGTGCGAGTGCGACTCCCGTTGTTATTTTCTCCGTCACGACAAAACACTTCCAAGTAATTACTattcatatatttaattaatttgttacTAAATTTTGATCTGCGTTTTTAAAGCACAGATTCGTTTTCTTCTTAAAATTCGATTTAAAGAGATAAAATACTTCTAAAATGTAAGAATTTTTCGTATATTTA
The window above is part of the Brassica napus cultivar Da-Ae chromosome C3, Da-Ae, whole genome shotgun sequence genome. Proteins encoded here:
- the LOC106417232 gene encoding uncharacterized protein LOC106417232 gives rise to the protein MSSSRVFMDCDVQPTVDYISWLGSNPQSAELVNAEVVTKRETLTIGEIYSYIRDGSNKEAFFECTATIDDVVHGSTWYYISCSGCHTKATNGPTSLMCSKCGKVNISGVPQYLF